The genomic interval TCGACCGCGCCCGCCGCGCCGCCCCGGGCACTGGCGACTTCGCCGGGGTGCCCGCCGTGATCAAGGACAACACCGACGTCGCCGGGCTGCCCACCTGCCACGGCTCGGCCGCGTTCGTGCCGCGCCCCGCCCGCCGCAGCAGCGGACCCGCGGCACAATTCCTCGCCCAGGGATTCGCCCTGCTCGGCAAGTCCACCCTGCCCGAATTCGGGCTCACCGCCAGCACCGAATACGTCGACCGGCCCCCCACCCGCAACCCCTGGAACACCGAGCATTCCGCCGGCGCCTCCTCCGGCGGCTCGGCCGCCCTGGTCGCCGCGGGCGCGGTACCGATCGCGCACGCCAACGACGGCGGCGGCTCCATCCGCATCCCCGCCGCCGTCAACGGCCTGGTCGGCCTCAAACCCACCCGCTGCCGGCTGCTCGACCAGCCCGGCGTCCGGCAACTGCCCGTGCACCTGGTCGCCGAGGGCGTCCTTACCCGCACCGTCCGCGACACCGCGCACTATCTGGCCGCCGCCGAACGCTTCCGGCCCAACCCCGACCTGCCGCCGATCGGACTGGTCGAAGGACCCGGCGATCGGCGCCTGCGCATCGGCATCGTGCGCCACGACATCCTCGGGCGCGCCGTGCATCCCGAGACCGAGGCCGTACTCGACTCCGCCGCACGCACTCTCGCCGCCGCGGGCCACGACCTCAGCGAGACCCGCCTGGCGGTCGACCCCGGATTCGCCGAGGACTTCAAGACCTACTGGGCACTGTTCGCGGTCGTCATGACCGCCTCGTTCACCACCACCCACCCCACCTCGTTCCGGCCCTGGAAACTGGACCCGTTCACCCGGGGACTGGCCCGCAAGGTGCTGCGCGACCCGCGCGCCGTGCCACCGGCGATACGGCGGCTACGCACCGGCACCGCCCTGTACGACGCGCACTTCACCGACGTCGACGCCCTGCTGTCGCCGGTGCTGTCCCATCCCGCGCCGCGCCTGGGCGAGCACGCACCCGACCAGCCGTTCGAGCGACTGTTCGACAAGCTGATCGACTACGTCGGCTTCACCCCGTTCAACAATGTCGGCGGCGGTCCCGCCATCGCGGTGCCGCACACCCTGATGAGCGGCAACCTGCCCGGCTCGGTGCAGCTCTGCGCGCCCCGCGGGCACGAACGCGTCCTGCTCGAGCTGGCCTACCAGATGGAACAGGCCAGCCCCTTCCCGACGATCGCGCCGCAGCCGTAACGCCGTGCTGCGCGTGCTCGGACGCCGGGCGGCGGCCGCGCCCGATAATCGAAGGCATGCCCCTACCGTTCCTGCTGTTGCAGCTGCGGCCCGAACACTCGGCCGCCGACGACGAGTACCGTGCGGTGCAACGCATCTCGGGACTGGCGCCGGACCGGCTGGTGCGCATCCGGATGGACCGCGAACTGCCCGACCTGGCACTCGACGATTTCGCCGCCGTCCTCGTCGGCGGCGGACCCAGCAACGTCAGCAACCCCGACGCCGCCAAATACGACTACCAGCGGCAATTTGAGCCGATCCTGCGCACACTGGTCGCCGAGATCGTCCGCCGCGACTTCCCCTACCTGGGCGCTTGCTACGGCCTCGGCATCCTCGCCGACGTCCTCGGCGGCCGGGTCAGCCGCGAACGCTACGCCGAGACCGCCGGCGCCCAGACCATCGAACTGACCGCCGCCGCCCGCACCGACCCGCTGCTACGGGGCCTGCCGCGCTCGTTCCGCGCGTTCGTCGGGCACAAGGAATCCTGCCAGGACGTCCCGCCCGGCGCGGTGCTGCTGGCCGGTTCGTCCGGCTGCCCGGTGCAGATGGTGCGCGTCGGCGACCACGTCTACGCCACCCAGTTCCATCCCGAACTGGACGGCGACGGCCTCGCCCTGCGTATCGAAACATACCGGCATGCGGGATATTTCGACCCGGACGAGGCCGACGACCTGATAGCGCTGGGCCACCGCGAGACGATCACGGCGCCCGGTGAGATTCTGCGCCGGTTCGTCGCCCGCTACGGCGACGACCGGCATCGGGACTGAGCCGCGGAACCTATTCGGCCGCCGGGGCGCCCTGGGTGCCCAGCACGAAGCTGCTCTGGCCGTTACCGTCCACGCCGGCGTCGAGGATCTTGTCGTCCAGGAAGGCCGCGGCCTGCTGGTCCAGGAAGATACGCGAACCTTCGGCGGACATCACCTGATCGTCGGCCGCCGGTTCGGCGGCCAGCGCCAGCTGCAGCGTCTCGGCGCCGTCGTCGGTGAAGATGCGCAGGCCCGCATCCTGAGGGGTGCCCTCCGCGGAGGTGATCGTGCGAACGACCTCGATGGCGGTGGGAGTGAGCATCAGCATTGTCGGGTTCCTTCCCGCGGTTGTGGGAGTTCTCGGTCGGCAGTGCGTTCTCCCCCGAGTAGCCAGGCAGTCGCGGACGAAACACAACTTTCGCGATCCACGACAGATCCCCTGCTCGAGCGAACAGCCGACACACCGCCGGGGCAGGGAATTCCACAGAAGGTGAAGGCGCATCATGATCAAGGTGTTCCTGGTCGACGACCACGAGATCGTCCGGCGCGGACTGGTCGACCTGCTGTCGGAGGATCCCGAACTGACCATCGTCGGCGAGGCCGGCGACGTGGCCCACGCACTGGCCCGCATCCCCGCCCTGCGCCCCGACGTCGCCGTACTCGACGTCCGGCTGCCCGACGGCAACGGCATCGAACTGTGCCGCGACCTGCTCTCGCGCATGGACGAGCTGCGCTGCCTGATCCTCACCTCCTTCACCGACGAACAGGCCATGCTCGACGCCATCCTCGCCGGGGCCAGCGGCTACGTGGTCAAAGACATCAAGGGCATGGAACTCGCCGCGGCGGTCAAGGCGGTCGGTGCGGGCCGGTCGCTGCTGGACAACCGCGCCGCGGCCGCCCTGATGGACCGCCTGCGCCGCAGCACCGAGCCCGACGGCCCCCTGGCCGCCCTCACCGACCAGGAACGCAAACTCCTCGACCTGCTCGGCGACGGACTCACCAACCGCCAGATCGCCGAACGCATGTTCCTCGCCGAGAAGACCGTCAAGAACTACGTCTCCCGCCTGCTGGCCAAACTCGGTATGGAACGCCGCACCCAGGCCGCCGTCTACGCCTCCAAACTGCGCACCGGCCAGACACCGTCGCACTGACACGTGCTGTTCAGCCGTGCGGAGGCTCCCCCGTCACCACGTGGTCGGCGTGGTTGAGGCCCTCCCGGACCAGCCGCGCCAGATGACCGTCGCGAATGCGGTAGACGACCCGCCTGCCCTCGCGGCGGGTCGCCACCAGCCCCGTGAAGCGAAGTTTCGCCAGATGCTGACTGACCGCGGTACGCGAGGCCCCGCACGCCTCGGTCAACGCGCTGACATCGGCCTCGGTCTGCGCCAGCAGCCACAGGATGTGCAGCCGGGTCGGATCCGACAGCATCCGGAAGGTCGCCGTCGCCGCGTCGAGATGGCTCTGATCGGGTGCGACCGGATGCACCAGGCTCGGTGCCCGATCCGCGGGCGCGCCGTCGGCCATCCGGTCACCGCCCTCTCGCCACCGCCATACCGATCCCTGCCGCGGCGCCCGCAGGCCACACCCGCGCCGCCGCACTGGCAGCCAGTGTAGCCACGCCACCCAGCGCGACCGCCGCGATCGCCTGCCCCGCGGTCGCGCCCAGCCAGCCCGCGACGGGATAGGTCAGCAGGAAACCCGCGTGCGACAACGAGAACTGCGCGGTGAACACCGCAGCCCGCGTCTCGGGCACCGAGCGGGCACGCAACAGCCGCGCCGAGGGCGTATTCACCATCGAAGTCCCCGCACCCAGCGCGATCCACACCACCCCCAACAGCATCCACCCCACGGCGGGACCCGGCCGCAGCGCCGCGAGCCCGGCCGCGACCAGCAACCCGATCGGCAGTACCGCACACCCGGCGAGCATGAGCCGCCGGTCGGCCACCACCGCCAGCAGCCGCGGCACCGACAGCGCCACCACCATCGACCCGCCACCGAAACAACCCAGCGCCACCGCCATCGCGGCCCCCGACCCGCCCAGCAGATCCCGCACGTACACCACGGTATTCACCACCACCAGCGCCGTCGCCGCGGCGACCGCGAGGTTCATCGCCAGCAGACCACGCAGCACGGGATCGGCCAGCATGATCCGCCCGCCCCGCGTGATCCGCCCGATCAACGGCCCCGCGTCCTCGGCGAGCACCGGCCGCGGCAGCCGCGTGCGGGCCACCAATGCCGCCGAGGCGGCGAATCCCGCCGCGGTACCGACGAACAGCACGTGACATCCCGCGACGGCGAGCACCACCGCGGCCAGTACCGGGCTCAGCAGCGATTCCAGATCGTAGGCCAGCCGCGACAACGACAGCCCCCGCGTGTAGTCCGCCTGCTCGACCAGCACCGCCGGGATCACCGACTGGAACAACGGCGTGAACGTCGCCGACGCCGACTGCAACACGAACACCAGCACATACACCTGCCACACCTGCCCGACCCAGGGCAGCGTCAGCGCCACCACCGCCCGCGCCACATCCGCCGACACCAGCACCCGCCGCCGCGGCAACCGCTCGGCCAGCGCCGAAATCACCGGCGCCACAGCCACATACGCCACCATCTTGATCGCCAGCGCCGTGCCGAGCACCGCCCCCGCCGCACCCCCGGCCAGGTCGTAGGCCAGCAGACCCAGCGCCACCGTCAGCAGCCCGGTCCCCACCAGAGCCACCACCTGCGCGGTGAACAGCCGCCGGAATTCCCGGCACCGCAGCACACCGATCACAGCTGACCTCACTCCCAACCGCCGCACACATTAGGTGCGCACTTGCGCACATAATGTACTCAGTGCGATCCGCCGACCGCAATGCCGTAAGTCCCCGCCCGGCCGCAGCCGTCAGGCCGAGTCGGCAGGCTCGTCGGTGATGGCCAGACCGAGATGCTCGATGTGATAGACCGCCTCGTCGAGCAGCATCGCGACATGGTTGTCGTAGAGGCTGTAGATCATGCTGCGCCCCTGCCGGGTGGCGGTCACCAAGCCCAGGGCGCGCAGCAGGCGGAGCTGATGGGACACCGCGGACTGCTCCATCTCCACCGCGTCGACCAGGTCGCCGACCGAGCACGCCCCGTGCCGCAGGCGCGTGAGGATGCGCAGGCGGCTCGGCGTGGCCAAGGCCTGCAAGGTCGCCGCGACGGTGGCGGCCGAGTCGGCATCCAGCTGTGCGGGGGGCGTCGTTCTGCCCTGGACTCCGTGTCCCACAGGCGCTACTGTACCGCCCTGGGTTCACATGAAGACGTCTTCATGTATTCCTGTAAGGTCGGATCGAGGACGGAGTAGGTATGACGACATCGCTGCTGGACCGCCCGCACACCGACCGCGCCCGCCCCGGGCACGGTGGGCGGACTCGCGCCCTCGCGCTGCCCGAGGTGCGCTGGGCCGCGATCGCGACCGCGTTGTTCGTCGCCGGGGCGGTGGCGCACGCGACGGGCGCACCGCCGTGGCTGTGGTGGGCGCTGTATCTGGCCTGCTACGGGTGCGGCGGCTGGGAGCCGGCGCTGGCGGGCCTGAAAGCGTTGCGGGACAAGACACTCGACGTGGATCTGCTGATGATCGTCGCCGCGCTCGGCGCCGCGGCGATCGGTCAGGTCTTCGACGGCGCGCTGCTGATCGTCATCTTCGCGACCTCCGGCGCGCTCGAGGCGGTACTCACCCAGCGCACCGCCGACTCGGTCCGCAGCCTGCTCGACCTGGCGCCCGACCGCGCGACCGTCCTCGACCAGGGCCGGGAGCGACTCGTCGACGCGGCCGCGGTGATCCCGGGCCAGGTGCTGGTCGTGCGTCCCGGCGAGCGCATCGGCGCCGACGGCACGGTGCTCTCCGGCGACAGCGACGTCGACCAGGCCTCCATCACCGGCGAACCGCTGCCGGTCGCCAAGCACACCGGCGACGAGGTGTTCGCCGGGACCGTCAACGGCACCGGAGTGCTGCGGGTGCGGGTGGATCGCGCGGCCGCCGACTCGGTCGTGGCCCGCATCGTCGCCATGGTCGAGCAGGCCTCCGCGACCAAGGCCGGCGCGCAGTTGTTCATCGAGAAGGTCGAGCAGTGGTATTCGGCCGGGGTGGTCGCGGCCACCCTCGCGGTGCTGCTGGTGCCGCTGGCATTCGGTGCGCCATTGCAGTCCGCGCTGTTGCGCGCGATGACATTCATGATCGTGGCCTCGCCGTGTGCGGTGGTCCTGGCGACGATGCCGCCCCTGCTCGCCGCGATGGCCAATGCCGGCAGGCACGGCGTACTGGTCAAATCGGCGGTCGTCATGGAACGGCTCGCCACCGTCACCACCGTGGCGTTCGACAAGACCGGAACCCTCACCCAGGGCACTCCCGAACTCCGCGACATCCACTGCCTGCACCCCGACCTCGACGCCGACCGGCTGCTCACCCTCGCCGCGGCAGCCGAGCACCCCAGCGAACACCCCCTGGCCCGCGCCATCGTGGCCGCGGCCGACGCTCGCGGCCTGACCCTGTCCACCGCAACGGATTTCGACTCGATGCCAGGCCGCGGCGTCCGTGCCACGATCGGCGCACACGCGGTCGAGGTAGGCAACCCGTCCCGCCTCCTGCCCGCCGCGCAATCATCCGGCCGTGTCGCCGAGGTGGTCGCGGCGGCGGAGTCGGCGGGCCGGACGGCCGTGGTGGTCCTGCTGGACGGCGCCGCTGCCGGTGTCCTGACCGTCGCCGATCGACTGCGCCCGGCGGCGACCGGCATCGTGCCCGCGCTCACCGAGCTCACCGGGACCCCGCCGATCCTGCTGACCGGCGACAATCCCCGCGCGGCGCGGGCACTCGCCGAGCAGGTGGGCATCACCGACATCCGCGCGGGCCTGCTGCCCGAGGACAAGGTCGCCGCGGTGCGGGAACTCGAATCCGCCGGGCGCCGCGTCGCCGTCGTCGGCGACGGAGTCAACGACGCACCGGCCCTGGCCGCCGCCCACACCGGAATCGCCATGGGCCGCACGGGTTCCGACCTCGCCCTCGACACCGCCGACGCCGTGATCGTGCGCGACGACCTGACCACCGTCCCCGCCGTCCTCACCATGGCGCGCCGCGCGAAACGCGTGGTGGTGGCGAATCTGGCCATCGCCGCCACCTTCATCGCCGTCCTCGTGATCTGGGATCTCGCCGGGCACCTGCCCCTCCCGCTGGGCGTCGCCGGACACGAGGGCTCGACCGTGATCGTCGGCCTCAACGGCATGCGCCTGCTGGCCACCCGCGCCTGGACCGCCGCCGCCCGCATCGGCCGGTCGGGCTCTACATCCCCAGCCGCGCGATGATCCGCTCGGCGACCTTCTCGGTCCCCACCACGTTCGGGTGGTACAGACCCGCCACAGCGGTCGGATCGGTGCGTTGCGGCAGATGCCGGAAGTCGAAGACCCACGGATCATCGGTGCACGCGGTGTGTTCCTCGGCCTCGGGGACGGTGACGGTGTGCGCGCCGGTGGCCCGAGCGGCCTGCTCGGTGGCGGCGAGGAGGCCGTCGTAGGTCCGGCGCGCCGCGACCGCCTGCTCCGGAGTCATGGGCGCCGCGGCGCAGGTGGTCGCGGTAGCGGAGAGCACCGGCAGATACTGGACCAGCAGCACGCGCGCCTGCGGCGCCCGGTCGCGTACCGCCCCGACGATATCGGCCAGC from Nocardia wallacei carries:
- a CDS encoding response regulator transcription factor, which gives rise to MIKVFLVDDHEIVRRGLVDLLSEDPELTIVGEAGDVAHALARIPALRPDVAVLDVRLPDGNGIELCRDLLSRMDELRCLILTSFTDEQAMLDAILAGASGYVVKDIKGMELAAAVKAVGAGRSLLDNRAAAALMDRLRRSTEPDGPLAALTDQERKLLDLLGDGLTNRQIAERMFLAEKTVKNYVSRLLAKLGMERRTQAAVYASKLRTGQTPSH
- a CDS encoding glutamine amidotransferase, yielding MPLPFLLLQLRPEHSAADDEYRAVQRISGLAPDRLVRIRMDRELPDLALDDFAAVLVGGGPSNVSNPDAAKYDYQRQFEPILRTLVAEIVRRDFPYLGACYGLGILADVLGGRVSRERYAETAGAQTIELTAAARTDPLLRGLPRSFRAFVGHKESCQDVPPGAVLLAGSSGCPVQMVRVGDHVYATQFHPELDGDGLALRIETYRHAGYFDPDEADDLIALGHRETITAPGEILRRFVARYGDDRHRD
- a CDS encoding amidase: MTDTVHTFTDDALGTLDAVALAADLRAGRRGHREVLEAAINRVRQANSRLDAVQAECFDRARRAAPGTGDFAGVPAVIKDNTDVAGLPTCHGSAAFVPRPARRSSGPAAQFLAQGFALLGKSTLPEFGLTASTEYVDRPPTRNPWNTEHSAGASSGGSAALVAAGAVPIAHANDGGGSIRIPAAVNGLVGLKPTRCRLLDQPGVRQLPVHLVAEGVLTRTVRDTAHYLAAAERFRPNPDLPPIGLVEGPGDRRLRIGIVRHDILGRAVHPETEAVLDSAARTLAAAGHDLSETRLAVDPGFAEDFKTYWALFAVVMTASFTTTHPTSFRPWKLDPFTRGLARKVLRDPRAVPPAIRRLRTGTALYDAHFTDVDALLSPVLSHPAPRLGEHAPDQPFERLFDKLIDYVGFTPFNNVGGGPAIAVPHTLMSGNLPGSVQLCAPRGHERVLLELAYQMEQASPFPTIAPQP
- a CDS encoding ArsR/SmtB family transcription factor; the encoded protein is MADGAPADRAPSLVHPVAPDQSHLDAATATFRMLSDPTRLHILWLLAQTEADVSALTEACGASRTAVSQHLAKLRFTGLVATRREGRRVVYRIRDGHLARLVREGLNHADHVVTGEPPHG
- a CDS encoding MFS transporter, giving the protein MIGVLRCREFRRLFTAQVVALVGTGLLTVALGLLAYDLAGGAAGAVLGTALAIKMVAYVAVAPVISALAERLPRRRVLVSADVARAVVALTLPWVGQVWQVYVLVFVLQSASATFTPLFQSVIPAVLVEQADYTRGLSLSRLAYDLESLLSPVLAAVVLAVAGCHVLFVGTAAGFAASAALVARTRLPRPVLAEDAGPLIGRITRGGRIMLADPVLRGLLAMNLAVAAATALVVVNTVVYVRDLLGGSGAAMAVALGCFGGGSMVVALSVPRLLAVVADRRLMLAGCAVLPIGLLVAAGLAALRPGPAVGWMLLGVVWIALGAGTSMVNTPSARLLRARSVPETRAAVFTAQFSLSHAGFLLTYPVAGWLGATAGQAIAAVALGGVATLAASAAARVWPAGAAAGIGMAVARGR
- a CDS encoding ArsR/SmtB family transcription factor — its product is MGHGVQGRTTPPAQLDADSAATVAATLQALATPSRLRILTRLRHGACSVGDLVDAVEMEQSAVSHQLRLLRALGLVTATRQGRSMIYSLYDNHVAMLLDEAVYHIEHLGLAITDEPADSA
- a CDS encoding heavy metal translocating P-type ATPase, encoding MTTSLLDRPHTDRARPGHGGRTRALALPEVRWAAIATALFVAGAVAHATGAPPWLWWALYLACYGCGGWEPALAGLKALRDKTLDVDLLMIVAALGAAAIGQVFDGALLIVIFATSGALEAVLTQRTADSVRSLLDLAPDRATVLDQGRERLVDAAAVIPGQVLVVRPGERIGADGTVLSGDSDVDQASITGEPLPVAKHTGDEVFAGTVNGTGVLRVRVDRAAADSVVARIVAMVEQASATKAGAQLFIEKVEQWYSAGVVAATLAVLLVPLAFGAPLQSALLRAMTFMIVASPCAVVLATMPPLLAAMANAGRHGVLVKSAVVMERLATVTTVAFDKTGTLTQGTPELRDIHCLHPDLDADRLLTLAAAAEHPSEHPLARAIVAAADARGLTLSTATDFDSMPGRGVRATIGAHAVEVGNPSRLLPAAQSSGRVAEVVAAAESAGRTAVVVLLDGAAAGVLTVADRLRPAATGIVPALTELTGTPPILLTGDNPRAARALAEQVGITDIRAGLLPEDKVAAVRELESAGRRVAVVGDGVNDAPALAAAHTGIAMGRTGSDLALDTADAVIVRDDLTTVPAVLTMARRAKRVVVANLAIAATFIAVLVIWDLAGHLPLPLGVAGHEGSTVIVGLNGMRLLATRAWTAAARIGRSGSTSPAAR